The Shewanella sp. MTB7 genome includes a window with the following:
- a CDS encoding YggL family protein, whose product MATRSRRLRKKLRVDEFQEFGFDISWTFNESVTEEQIDTVVDQFIDDVIEPRNLGFHGGGHKEWEGIIATQEIGKCSEEDRTAVSDFWKGQEVSDLVVSELYDIWWS is encoded by the coding sequence ATGGCAACACGTAGCCGTCGTTTACGTAAAAAATTACGCGTTGATGAGTTTCAAGAGTTTGGTTTTGACATTAGCTGGACATTTAATGAGTCAGTAACCGAAGAGCAGATCGATACTGTTGTTGATCAATTTATTGATGACGTTATCGAACCTCGTAATTTAGGCTTCCACGGTGGTGGACATAAAGAGTGGGAAGGAATTATTGCTACTCAAGAAATAGGTAAATGTTCAGAAGAAGATCGTACTGCTGTTAGCGATTTTTGGAAAGGACAAGAAGTTTCTGATCTTGTTGTAAGCGAGTTATACGATATCTGGTGGAGCTAA
- the glsB gene encoding glutaminase B has product MPEQALLEQVVEKVRPLLGQGKVADYIPALANVNPNKLGIAVTTIDGTTIGAGDYLEPFSIQSISKVFSLTLTLTLYEESEIWSRVGKEPSGQSFNSLVQVELEKGLPRNPFINAGALVIADLLQARLGAPKHRMLEVVRELSDNPSIIYDKLVAVSEYDHSARNAAIAYLMKSFGNFNNDVDTVLQSYFHYCAMRMSCADLSKAMLYLANRGKSLAGSQLITPVQTRQMNALLATSGLYDGAGEFAYRVGMPGKSGVGGGIIAVIPGDMSVCVWSPELDLNGNSLAGTAALEELCQRLGRSIF; this is encoded by the coding sequence ATGCCCGAACAGGCATTGTTAGAGCAAGTGGTCGAGAAAGTTCGACCTCTGCTTGGACAGGGAAAGGTCGCCGATTATATACCGGCACTGGCAAACGTAAATCCCAATAAACTTGGGATCGCTGTGACCACTATCGATGGTACTACTATAGGGGCTGGAGATTATCTCGAGCCCTTTTCTATTCAGAGTATCTCAAAAGTATTTAGCCTTACACTAACACTCACTTTATATGAAGAGAGTGAGATCTGGTCTCGAGTGGGTAAGGAACCTTCCGGTCAATCATTTAACTCTTTGGTTCAAGTTGAGCTAGAGAAAGGACTTCCAAGAAATCCCTTCATTAATGCGGGGGCTTTGGTTATTGCGGATCTGCTCCAAGCAAGATTAGGTGCGCCTAAGCATAGAATGCTCGAGGTCGTCCGTGAGTTAAGTGACAATCCGAGTATTATCTACGATAAGCTTGTTGCTGTATCTGAATATGACCACAGTGCTAGAAATGCAGCTATTGCTTATTTAATGAAGTCATTTGGTAACTTTAATAATGATGTCGATACTGTGCTTCAGAGTTATTTTCACTACTGTGCCATGCGTATGAGCTGTGCGGATCTCTCAAAAGCCATGCTATACCTTGCCAATAGAGGTAAGAGTTTAGCTGGATCTCAGTTGATAACCCCTGTACAGACACGTCAGATGAATGCATTACTTGCAACTTCAGGACTCTATGATGGTGCTGGGGAATTTGCTTACCGAGTTGGAATGCCGGGTAAAAGTGGCGTCGGTGGTGGAATCATTGCTGTTATTCCTGGAGATATGTCTGTTTGTGTCTGGTCACCAGAGCTTGATCTAAACGGTAATTCTCTGGCTGGTACTGCTGCACTTGAAGAGCTCTGCCAACGGTTAGGACGTTCTATTTTTTAG